One genomic region from candidate division KSB1 bacterium encodes:
- a CDS encoding PEGA domain-containing protein: MKFKVLTILFPISIFCSFLSFSQLYAQNDRNSNNSKKLLVDSQPQGAYIEIVGNYSFIGRTPFVIPYSLFGKYKIKARKEGYEGFRGDVKLAKRGANRITIYLKKRTSFKSMLRSTVIPGWGQFYGQNALKGVLLSSGQLALGLVTLIAVNNYNDEKREFEQAYDRFKKVEMNFEEAESAHLMAKKEQKEARNAQDFKNAMIYTTIGFWIYNIFDSLLFFSKGKSPKNKFGRAGQYLSANFSDNKIMFHMELGL; encoded by the coding sequence ATGAAGTTCAAAGTGCTGACTATTTTATTTCCAATTTCAATATTCTGCAGTTTTTTAAGCTTTTCACAATTATATGCACAAAATGACAGGAATAGCAATAATTCTAAGAAGTTGTTAGTAGACTCCCAGCCACAGGGCGCCTATATAGAAATTGTCGGCAATTATAGTTTTATCGGAAGAACACCGTTTGTCATACCTTATTCACTCTTTGGGAAATACAAAATTAAAGCACGAAAAGAAGGTTACGAAGGATTTCGTGGTGATGTTAAGTTGGCTAAACGAGGGGCTAATCGTATAACAATTTATCTCAAAAAGAGGACATCGTTCAAATCGATGCTGAGGTCTACCGTCATACCCGGGTGGGGACAGTTTTATGGTCAAAATGCTCTAAAGGGTGTGTTACTGAGTTCTGGTCAGCTTGCTTTAGGTCTAGTTACTTTGATTGCGGTTAATAATTATAATGATGAAAAAAGAGAGTTTGAGCAAGCATACGATAGATTTAAAAAGGTAGAAATGAATTTTGAAGAGGCTGAAAGTGCTCATTTAATGGCAAAAAAGGAACAGAAGGAAGCCCGGAATGCACAAGACTTCAAAAATGCCATGATTTACACAACGATCGGATTTTGGATTTATAATATTTTTGATTCATTGCTTTTCTTCTCTAAAGGAAAATCACCTAAAAATAAATTTGGTAGAGCAGGTCAGTATCTGTCAGCTAATTTCTCAGACAATAAGATTATGTTCCATATGGAGTTAGGACTTTAG
- a CDS encoding sugar transferase, with protein MTINLSPATIKSKSSLSKLWIIHEGLVKTDYSSAKNQSGNVKRSKLLKRIYCKYIVPHVFLGILIFVLLFIPRKLLEYTHFSKVLHLSKEIVKRCIDLIGSLIGLMLTSLLFIILPVLIKFDSKGSILYQQFRTGKNHRKRERRAISICVEVERRKMSRRNADCLGKPFMVYKFRSMKQNAENKTGPVWEIDDDPRVTKLGKFLRPYHLDELPQFINILKGDMSLVGPRPERPEFISQLKVAIPQYERRFDAKPGLTGPAQISCGYDRSIEGVNEKLKYDLQYIESNGIKTDCKIIWDTVKKLFSKPDNSS; from the coding sequence ATGACTATAAATCTCAGCCCTGCAACGATCAAATCCAAGAGTTCTCTTTCTAAGCTATGGATAATTCATGAAGGTCTAGTTAAAACTGACTATTCGTCAGCGAAGAATCAGTCTGGAAATGTTAAGAGGTCCAAGCTCCTAAAACGCATATATTGCAAATATATTGTACCACACGTCTTTCTTGGGATCCTGATTTTTGTCCTACTTTTTATTCCCCGAAAGTTACTTGAATATACACATTTTTCAAAGGTTTTGCACTTGTCCAAAGAGATCGTTAAAAGATGCATTGATCTGATTGGCTCACTGATCGGTTTAATGCTGACTTCACTATTGTTTATCATTTTGCCGGTTCTGATCAAATTTGATTCAAAGGGTAGCATTTTGTATCAGCAATTCAGGACTGGCAAGAATCACAGAAAGCGGGAAAGACGGGCGATTTCGATATGTGTAGAAGTTGAAAGAAGAAAGATGAGTAGAAGAAATGCAGATTGTCTGGGGAAACCGTTCATGGTATACAAGTTTAGAAGCATGAAACAAAACGCCGAAAATAAGACCGGCCCGGTTTGGGAGATTGATGACGATCCCAGGGTTACAAAGCTTGGAAAGTTCCTGCGACCTTATCATTTAGATGAACTCCCGCAGTTTATCAATATTCTGAAGGGAGATATGAGTCTGGTGGGCCCCAGACCTGAAAGACCAGAATTTATTAGTCAACTAAAGGTTGCAATACCGCAGTATGAGCGAAGATTTGATGCTAAACCCGGGCTAACTGGCCCGGCACAGATTAGTTGTGGGTATGATCGTTCTATTGAAGGCGTAAATGAGAAACTTAAATATGATCTACAGTATATTGAGAGCAATGGGATAAAAACGGATTGCAAAATCATATGGGACACCGTAAAAAAGCTCTTTTCAAAACCTGATAATAGCAGTTAA
- a CDS encoding class I SAM-dependent methyltransferase — protein MNNHSSKLDDLYLESYELDTSELTPTYRSDLRTRPPDIFIDESNHDWSKLSWKDVGKPLSIENFSKGKRDWERKYGKKMSVPTQWQHFNRKVHELFTTDLFQKRAEVRKKYLINLLTLKIKQADQTLREAIRFNIWTHLHQKEDALWDPRGKRAVFEGLDVNRPNILLLGAGDGYDAMQLLAMYPGAHAILVDYDNFADTDRFGKFPERYPFLGKDPKTGYWNVSTKDEFDIDFEVSDIQKLKFGREFDIVISAGLIEHYPDKYKPLAFHFHRQFLKPGGYAIMTSTRNQFQLRMFYKLLGDVINYSYRELMTAPQLALYAYKNSFQILRCGSIKAYNFVVARER, from the coding sequence ATGAATAACCATTCCTCCAAACTGGATGATTTGTATCTCGAATCCTATGAACTGGATACGAGCGAACTGACCCCCACCTATAGAAGTGATCTCCGTACCCGACCTCCGGACATTTTTATCGATGAAAGCAATCACGACTGGTCTAAGCTTAGCTGGAAGGATGTAGGGAAACCTTTGTCGATCGAAAATTTTTCTAAAGGTAAAAGAGACTGGGAGAGGAAGTATGGAAAAAAAATGTCAGTGCCCACTCAATGGCAACATTTTAATCGCAAAGTCCATGAACTTTTTACTACAGATTTATTTCAGAAGCGGGCTGAGGTCAGGAAAAAATACTTAATTAATTTGCTTACCCTTAAGATAAAGCAGGCGGATCAAACTCTACGCGAAGCAATTCGATTTAACATTTGGACGCATCTCCACCAAAAAGAGGATGCTTTATGGGATCCTCGTGGTAAACGTGCTGTTTTTGAAGGCCTTGACGTCAATCGCCCTAATATCTTATTACTGGGCGCTGGGGATGGTTACGATGCTATGCAGCTGCTGGCAATGTATCCCGGCGCCCACGCTATCCTGGTCGATTATGATAATTTTGCTGACACCGATCGGTTTGGCAAATTTCCAGAAAGATATCCTTTTTTAGGGAAGGACCCAAAAACAGGATATTGGAATGTCTCCACTAAAGATGAATTCGACATAGATTTTGAAGTGAGTGACATTCAAAAATTGAAGTTTGGTAGAGAATTCGACATTGTAATCAGCGCAGGGCTCATAGAGCACTACCCTGATAAGTATAAGCCACTTGCATTTCACTTTCACCGCCAATTTCTTAAACCTGGGGGCTATGCTATTATGACATCAACGCGGAACCAGTTTCAATTACGCATGTTTTACAAATTATTAGGTGACGTGATAAATTACAGCTACCGTGAGCTTATGACCGCGCCCCAATTAGCACTCTATGCTTATAAAAATAGCTTTCAAATCTTAAGGTGCGGCAGTATCAAAGCATACAACTTTGTGGTTGCAAGAGAGCGTTAA